One genomic region from Phocoena sinus isolate mPhoSin1 chromosome 3, mPhoSin1.pri, whole genome shotgun sequence encodes:
- the LOC116751523 gene encoding LOW QUALITY PROTEIN: eukaryotic translation initiation factor 2 subunit 3-like (The sequence of the model RefSeq protein was modified relative to this genomic sequence to represent the inferred CDS: inserted 2 bases in 2 codons), producing MVFPGGVGGGGLEAGVTLGQLHLFQQDLNTLDVTKLMPLSHEVISRQCTVNIGTIGHVAHGKSGVVRAISGVHIVRFNDELERNITVKLGYANAKIYKLDDPSCPWPECYRSCGSSTPDEFPTDIPGTKGNFXFVDCPGHDILMATRVNGAAVMDAALLLIAGNESCPQPQTAEHLAATGIMTLKHILILQNKIDSVKESQAKEQYEQILAFVQGTVAEGAPIIPISTQLKYNIEVVCEYLVKKIPVPPRDFTSEPRLIVVRSFDVNNPGCEVDDLKGGVAGGSILKGVLKLGQEIEVRPGIVSKDSEGKLMCKPIFSKIVSLFAKHNDLQYAAPGGLTGVGRKIDPTLCRADRXGAVGALPEILTELEISYFLLRRLLGVRTEGEQKAAKVQKLSKNEVFMVNIGSLPTGGRVSAVKADLDKIVLTNPVCTEVGEKIALSQRVEKHWRSIGWGQIRRGVTIKPTVGDD from the exons ATGGTGTTTCCG ggcggggtggggggtggggggcttgagGCTGGTGTGACTTTAGGGCAGCTGCACCTTTTTCAGCAAGATCTCAACACTTTGGATGTTACCAAGTTGATGCCACTTTCACATGAAGTTATCAGCAGACAGTGCACAGTTAATATAGGTACAATTGGTCATGTAGCTCATGGGAAATCTGGGGTTGTAAGAGCTATTTCTGGAGTTCACATTGTCAGGTTCAATGATGAACTAGAGAGAAATATTACAGTCAAACTTGGCTACGCTAATGCTAAGATATATAAACTTGACGACCCAAGTTGTCCTTGGCCAGAATGTTATAGATCCTGTGGAAGTAGTACACCTGATGAGTTTCCTACAGACATTCCAGGGACCAAAGGGAACT CCTTTGTTGACTGTCCTGGCCACGATATTTTGATGGCTACTAGGGTGAACGGTGCCGCAGTGATGGATGCAGCTCTTCTGTTGATAGCTGGTAACGAGTCTTGTCCTCAGCCTCAGACTGCTGAACACCTGGCTGCTACTGGAATCATGACACTGAAGCATATTTTGATTCTACAGAATAAAATTGATTCGGTAAAAGAAAGCCAGGCTAAAGAACAGTATGAACAGATCCTTGCATTTGTACAAGGTACAGTAGCAGAAGGAGCTCCTATTATTCCAATTTCTACTCAGCTAAAATACAATATTGAAGTTGTCTGCGAGTACCTAGTAAAGAAAATTCCAGTACCCCCAAGAGACTTTACTTCAGAACCCCGACTTATTGTTGTTAGATCCTTTGATGTCAACAATCCTGGCTGTGAGGTTGATGACCTTAAGGGGGGTGTAGCTGGTGGTAGTATTCTAAAAGGAGTATTAAAGCTGGGCCAGGAGATAGAAGTCAGACCTGGTATTGTTTCCAAAGATAGTGAAGGAAAACTCATGTGTAAACCCATCTTTTCCAAAATTGTATCGCTTTTTGCAAAGCATAATGATCTTCAGTATGCTGCTCCAGGAGGTCTTACTGGAGTTGGAAGAAAAATTGACCCCACTTTGTGCCGGGCTGACA ATGGCGCAGTTGGAGCTTTACCTGAAATCCTCACAGAATTGGAAATTTCCTATTTCCTGCTTAGACGGCTTCTAGGTGTACGCACTGAAGGAGAGCAGAAAGCAGCAAAAGTGCAAAAGCTGTCTAAGAATGAAGTGTTTATGGTGAACATAGGATCCCTGCCGACAGGAGGAAGAGTTAGTGCAGTCAAGGCTGATTTGGACAAAATCGTTTTGACTAACCCTGTGTGCACAGAAGTAGGAGAAAAAATTGCCCTTAGCCAAAGAGTTGAGAAACACTGGCGTTCAATTGGTTGGGGTCAAATAAGAAGAGGAGTGACAATCAAGCCAACAGTAGGCGATgactga